The sequence CGTGAAGTTCGAAACGGCCATGATGGAACTTGGGTAGCGCATCCAGATTTAGTTTCAATAGCAAAAGAGATTTTTGATAAAGGAATGCCAACTCCAAATCAGATTCATGTAAAAAGAGAACATCGAAAAATTACAGAAGCTGATTTGATAGAACCGCCAATTGGCTTGATTACAGAAAACGGAGTCAGAAAAAACATAAATATAGCGGTTTTATATCTGGCTTCATGGCTAAACGGACAAGGTGCAGCTGCTTTGCATAATTTGATGGAAGATGCGGCAACTGCCGAAATTTCAAGATCGCAATTGTGGCAATGGCTTCAGAATAAAGTGATTTTAGATAATGGACGAAAATTAGATTTGACGTATTATCATGAATTGGCTTTAGATGAATGCCAAAAAATCAAAGAAGAATTAGGAGAAGAGAATCACGAAAAACAGCAATTTCCATTAGCCGAAAAATTGCTGGAAAGACTGGTTGTAAACCTGCATTTTGTGGATTTCTTAACGATTCCATGCTATAAATATTTATGAAACTTTTAAAAATCTACTCAATCTGCCAAATCTGCGAGCGAATAATTTTCCCACAGATTTAGCAGATTAGGCAGATAAAATGAGGATTAAAGTTAAACTTAAAATTATTTAAACACATAGAAACATAGATTTTAGTTTTCTAATAAAAAGGAAAAAGAAAAAACTAGTTTTCACACATAGTGCTATGTGCATTGAAAACAAGTGAAACGCCTTTCAGCTCAAAGCATAACTATGTTTCTATGTGTTGAGAAAAAAATCTCGATTCAGAACTGAGAACTGAAAACTGAGACTGAAAACTTACTAACAAACCACTTTAACTATACTATTTATGAAAACAACAGAAAACAGAATTCAGGAATTGATTAACGATTGGATTACGAACCCGAGATGGAAAGGCGTGGAGCGCCCTTACACCGCAAGCGAAGTAGTAACGCTACAAGGGTCTTATAAAATTGAGCATTCTATTGCCAAAATGGGTGCAGAAAAATTATGGAGAAAGTTAAAAAGTCAGGATTATGTTGCGGGTTTGGGAGCGTTGACTGGAAATCAGGCGATTCAAGAAGTCGATGCAGGTTTAGAAGCGATTTATTTAAGCGGATGGCAAGTTGCTGCCGATGCAAATCTGGCAGGAGAAATGTATCCAGACCAATCGCTTTACCCGGTAAACAGCGTTCCGATGGTGGTAAAAAAGATTAATAACGCCTTATTGCGTGCTGATCAAATTCAGATTGTAAATAAAATTGAAGATAAAATAGATTATTTAGTTCCAATTGTGGCTGATGCCGAAGCAGGTTTTGGAGGAAATTTAAATGCTTTCGAATTAATGAAATCGATGATTGAAGCCGGAGCTTCTGGGGTTCATTTTGAAGATCAATTAAGTTCTGCTAAAAAATGCGGGCACTTGGGCGGAAAAGTTTTGGTGCCAACACAAGAAGCAATTAATAAGCTTATTGCTGCCCGTTTGGCTTCAGATGTTATGGGAGTTCCAACTTTAATCGTTGCTCGAACAGATGCTGATGCAGCTAATTTACTTACGAGCGATGCAGATCCAAGAGACAGAAAGTTTTTAACAGGAGAAAAAACACCTGAAGGTTTCTTTTACGTAAAAAACGGAATCGATCAGGGAATTGCAAGAGGTTTGAGCTACGCACCATACGCAGATTTGATTTGGATGGAAACCAGTAATCCTGATTTGGATTACGCTAGAAAGTTTGCAAAAGCAATGAAAAAAGAATTTCCAGATAAAATGCTGGCTTATAATTGTTCGCCATCTTTCAATTGGGCAGCAAAATTATCAGTTGCCGAAATGGAAACCTTTAGAGAAGATTTGGCAGCAATGGGATATCGTTTTCAATTCATCACTTTGGCAGGATTTCATGCTTTGAATACAAGTATGTTTGAATTGTCTAAAGCCTACAAAGAGCGCGGAATGGCAGGATATTCTGAATTGCAAGAGCGAGAATTCGCTTTACAACAAAACGGATTCAGAGCTGTAAAACATCAGGCTTTCGTAGGAACGTCTTATTTCGACGCCGTTCAAAATACCGTAATGCTAGGAAAATCAGCAATAACAGCAATGGAACATTCTACTGAGGTTGAGCAATTTTAATTCACAATAACACGGTTCATTTTTGAGCCGGTTTTTTTTTTGCCACAGATTTTACAGATTAAAGGAATTAAAAAAAGCTTGCCACGAATTTCACGAATTCACACGAATTTTTATTCAATTTTAATTAGTGGAAATTATTGAAATTCGTGGCAAAAAAATCCTTTTAATCTGTATAATCTGTGACTAAACCTTTATTTCTTTAGAAGACGAGCTTTCATTTTGCTGAAGAATTCTGGTGTTACGCCAATGAAAGAAGCGATTTGTTTTTGAGGAACTTTGTGAACCAATGTTCCATATTTTTTAGTGAATTTCTCAAAACGTTCTTCCGCTGGTAAACTCAAGTTGTCCATTAATCTTTGTTGATTGGCAAC comes from Flavobacterium sp. KACC 22761 and encodes:
- the aceA gene encoding isocitrate lyase; the protein is MKTTENRIQELINDWITNPRWKGVERPYTASEVVTLQGSYKIEHSIAKMGAEKLWRKLKSQDYVAGLGALTGNQAIQEVDAGLEAIYLSGWQVAADANLAGEMYPDQSLYPVNSVPMVVKKINNALLRADQIQIVNKIEDKIDYLVPIVADAEAGFGGNLNAFELMKSMIEAGASGVHFEDQLSSAKKCGHLGGKVLVPTQEAINKLIAARLASDVMGVPTLIVARTDADAANLLTSDADPRDRKFLTGEKTPEGFFYVKNGIDQGIARGLSYAPYADLIWMETSNPDLDYARKFAKAMKKEFPDKMLAYNCSPSFNWAAKLSVAEMETFREDLAAMGYRFQFITLAGFHALNTSMFELSKAYKERGMAGYSELQEREFALQQNGFRAVKHQAFVGTSYFDAVQNTVMLGKSAITAMEHSTEVEQF